In the Clostridium gelidum genome, TAACTAAATTAGTTAAAGAAGTTAAAAAGATAGAAAATATAGATGCGTATGGATTTAATTGTGGTTCAGGACCATCTCATATGTCTGAAATAATAAAAAAGATTAATATAGGCAATGATATTGTTTCAGCACTTCCTAATGCAGGATTTCCAGAAATAATTCATGAAAGAACAATTTACCCAAAAAATTCAAAATACTTTGCAAAAAAAGTTGATGAAATTAAAGCCATGGGTGTTTCTATAGTTGGTGGATGTTGTGGCACAAATCCAAAGTATATCAAACAATTAGCATCTTTGATTATAGAAAATTCTAAAGTGGTTAAAACTATTAGTACATATGAAGAAACCGCTAAGGAACATGAAAAAAAGATGAAAAATACTTTTAAAGAAAAATTAGATAATAATAAATTTGTAGTTGCAATAGAATTATCTGCACCTATAGATACAGACATATCAAAGCTTATTACTGGAGCTAAAATATGCAAAGAAAACAATATTGATTTGGTAACAGTGCCTGATTCACCAATGTCAAAAGTAAGAGCTGATTCAACAATTATAGCATCTAAAATAAAAAGAGAAATAGGCATTGAAGTTATGCCTCATATTTGTTGTAGAGATAAAAATACAAATGCTATAAGATCGAGTTTAATTGGTTCTCATATTGAAGATATACGAAATGTACTTGCAATTACAGGTGATCCTATATCAGATGCTAGTAAGGTTGAAACAAAAAGTGTATTTAATTTAAATTCATTTAGATTGATGGAACTTATAGATGATATGAATGTAGAATTTTTTAAAGATGATAATATTCTTATAGGTGGGGCATTAAATTTAAATGTTTTAAACAAGGAAGTAGAATTTAATCGTATGTTAAAGAAAATAGAGAAAGGCGCAAAATTCTTTATAACTCAACCTATATATGATGATGAAGCTATAGAATTTTTAAAGAAAATTAAGGAAAGAACAAATGTGAAGATATTAGCTGGATTACTTCCAGTTGTGACTTATAGAAATGCAGTGTTTTTAAATAATGAGCTTGCAGGAGTTACAATACCTGACAAATATGTAAAAATGTTTTCGGAAGATATGAGTAAAGAAGAAGCGCAAGAAGTTGGAATAAAAATCAGTGTAGAAATTGGAAGAAAATTAAAAGGCATTTGTGATGGATTATATTTTACAACTCCATTTAATAGAGTTAGTATGCTAATTGAAATAATAAAACAAATTAAAGATTAATATAATTCTTCAAATACTGGAGGGATTCTTATGAAAATAGGTATTATAAGACATTTCAAAGTTAATTGCCATAAAAATCTTTTTATGACATCAAAGGAATTTAAAAAATGGGAAGATAATTATAATAAAAGTGATGTTATTGAAGAAGATGTAGAATTAATGGGAATAAAATGGGATAAATGTTATTCTAGTACACTCATAAGAGCAATAATAACAGCACAACATGTGTACAAAAAAGATATAATTAAGAATGATTTGATTAGGGAAACTATAATAGATCCTATATTCAAAAGTGATTTTAAACTCCCATATTGGTTTTGGGCAGTTAGTGGAAGACTTGCTTGGTATTTTAATCATAAATCTCAAGAGGAAATCAAAATTATAACAAGGGAAAAAGCTGAAAAATTTGTTGATCTACTTTTAGATGAAGCAAAGACAGAAGGCACAGAAAATATATTGATAGTTACACATGGCTTTTTTATGTATAGTCTCCAAAAAGAACTTAAAAAAAGAGGATTTATAGGAAAATTTATATATAGTCCTAAGAATGGTGTATTATATTTACATAAAAAAGAATAATGTTAAATAATAATCCACTCTCAGCAATATGTCCACAAGTGTGGGGTAAAAGTTTATAAATGTAAATTTTGGCACATTTAAATTAATATATAATTAATAAGGGAGTAGAGAAAAGATGGGTATTACAATAAAAGATATTGCAAAACTTGCAAATGTTTCTCACACAACAGTATCAAGGGCACTTAATAATAGCCCTTACATAAATGAAGAGACAAAGGTTAAAATTAAAGCTTTAGCAAAAGAATTAAAATATGTACCGAATTATAATGCAAAAAGTTTAGTTTTGCTGAAATCATATGTTATTGGAGTTTTCTTTTCGTCTATTAGTGAGGGAACATCAGACACATTTTTTCATGAGATTATAACGGGAATAAATAACGTAATAGATAAAGAATATAATTTAGTTATTAGAGGGATAGATAACTATGAATATTCTCATCCAATAGATAATAAAAACTTTGATGGGATAATAGTGGTTAGTCAAAGTAAAAATGACGATGAATTCATAAAAAATATAATTGAAAAGGATATACCGATTGTAGTAATTAATAGACATATAGAAACTAATGGGATTGTGAATATAATGTCTAATGATACTAAAGGAGCTTATGATGCAGTTGATTATTTAATAAAAAATAATCATAAGAAGATAGCATTAATACAAGGAAATAAAGAATATGAGTCAAGTCTATATAGAAAAAAAGGATATATTAAAGCTTTAGAAGATAATAATATTCAGATAAATGAGGAATATATCATAAGTGGTAAATATAATTTGCAAAGTGGATATGACAATATGAAGAAATTAATACAATTAGAAAACAGACCAACAGCAGTATTTTGTTTAAATGATGATATAGCAGTTGGAGCCATGAAGGCTGTTGTAGAATCAGGATTAAATGTTCCAAATGATATTTCTATTATAGGGTTCGATGATAGTAATTTCTGCAACTATGTCACTCCAACTTTAACAAGTGTAAGAAAAGAAGCATCAATTATGAGCGAACATGGTGGAATAAATTTATTAAATATAATAAAAAATAATAATGTAAACAAAGAAAAAATTTATATTGAATCAAAGCTTGTGGTGAGAGGTTCGGTAAAGAATTTGAAATAGAAGACTCAATATAAAACAGTAATAATTAGTTAGTAAGTTGTATATTGTAAAAAGAAACCTACATAAAATTAGTATCAATATATTTAATTAAACTTAAAATTTTCAGAACAATATATAAAGCTAACTAATTTTAAAAAAGTTGTTAACGTTAACAAAAAAGTATTGCAATATTCAAAAATTGATATTATAATATAATTAATCAATAGATACTAACTTATTAATTTTTGTTCACGTTAACAATGTAAGTAATCTTAATTGTTAACGTGAACAAACAGAAAAGATAAATATAGAATTTGGAGGAATAATTAATGAAACTAAATAAAGAATTATACAAAGAGTTTAAGACTTATCCAGAGAAAGTGATTCAATTTGGAGAAGGGAATTTCTTAAGAGGATTTGTTGATTGGCAAATAGATAAGATGAATGAAGAAGCAAATTTTAATGGAAGTGCAGTAGTTGTTCAACCTCAAGAAGGTGGTTTAATTGATATGTTAAATGAACAAGATGGTCTATACACCCTTTATCTTCAAGGTGTACAAAATGGAGAAGCTGTAAAGACTCACAAGATTATAAATAGTATAAGTAGAGGAATTAATCCATATAGAAATTATAATGAGTACTTAAAACTTGGAGAAAATCCAGAAATAAGATTTATAGTTTCAAATACTACTGAAGCTGGAATTGCTTTTGATGAAAATGATAAATTAAATGAGGGATGTCAAAAGAGTTATCCAGGAAAACTAACAGCCCTCTTATATCACAGATTTGTAACTTTTAATGGAGATGGTACTAAAGGAGTAATAATAATACCTTGTGAACTTATAGATAGAAATGGTGAAAAACTTAAGGAAATAGTATTAACATATGCAGAACTTTGGAATTTAGGACAAGACTTTGTTAATTGGATTAATAAGGATAATACTTTCTGTTGTAGTTTGGTAGATAGAATAGTTCCGGGATATCCAAGAGATACAATTGACGAAGTTACGGCAGAGCTTGGTTATGATGATAGCTTAGTAGATGTCGGAGAAGTATTCCACCTATGGGTAATTGAGGGACCACAATCTATAAAAGATGAATTACCAATAGAAAAAGCAGGACTTAATGTAAAAATTGTTGATGATATGACACCTTATAGAACTAGAAAGGTTAGAATATTAAATGGACCTCATACAGCAATGGTACCAGTAGCATACCTTTATGGATTAGAAACTGTAGGAGAATCTGTAGAACATGAAGTTATAGGACAATATGTTCATGATGTAATCTATGATGAAATCATAGAAACTTTAGATCTTCCTCATGAAGAATTAGTTGAATTTGCAGATGCAATAATTGAAAGATTTCAAAATCCATATGTTAAGCACTACTTAATGAGCATAGCATTAAATTCAATGTCTAAGTATAAAACAAGAGATTTACCAAGTTTAACTGAATATTTAAAACGAAAAGGAGAACTTCCTAAAAAATTAGTATTCTCTCTTGCAGCATTAATTGAGTTTTACAAGGGTAAAAGAGGTAGTGAGGACATAGAATTATCAGATGATGAAGATATATTAGAATTATATAATGATTTATGGTCTAATTTTGATGGTACACCAAAAGGGCTAAATAAGATTGTAACATCAGTTCTTGCATATGAAAAAAACTGGGGGATGAACTTAAATGATATCCCAAACTTAACATATGAAGTTACAAAATATTTAGAATCAATTGAAAGTTTAGGAATTAAAGAAGCTATTAAAATAGTTCTTTAGTAATATAAATGTAATAATAAGTAATTACTAATTATTGCAAAGAATTAACTATAAAATAGAAATCAATTAATTAATAATTAGGAGGAAAAACATATGAATTTTGATGAAAATTGCTTTTATTGTTCAAAGAATGAAGATCTGGACTCTTTAATGATTAAAATTTGTGATTTGGACGTATCAACAGTATATCTATTTAAGGAACAAACTTATAAAGGAAGATGTAATGTAGTTTTTAAAGAACATAAAAGTGAAATTACAGATTTAACAGAAGAAGAAGCAGCAACATTTATAAAAGATATTAGAAAAGTAGCTGTAGCAATTCAAAAAACTTTTAATCCAAATAAAATAAATTATGGAGCATTTGCAGACACTATGAAGCATCTTCACTTTCATGTAGTACCCAAATATGAAGGCGGTCCATCCTGGGGGGAAACTTTTGATATGAATCCAGGTACGGTTTTATTAAGTGATGAAGAATATAGCCAATTAATAATAAAGATAAATAGTAATTTATAAGGTTTAAAATATTAGATAATAATAAGCTAATTTAGATTAAAAAATTTTATTAATAGATTTAAATATGCTCAAATGATGAAAAGCTTTTATTAAAAGTGGAATAATATAAACAGGAGGAAAAAAATGAAAGATTTAGCTAATAATATTGATAGCAATGAATCAGTTAATAATACTTATAAAAGTGGAAGTACTAAATTAACATTAAAAGAAAAGATATCATATGGTTTTGGAGATTTTGGTAATGGATTTATGTTTGATTTAGGTCAAGCATACCTTACAAAATTCTTTATTGATGCATGTGGAATAGGGGCAGGCGCAGTTGCAGGTATTTTCTCACTTACAAAAATATTTGATGCTTTTATGGATCCAATTGCTGGATCAGCAGTTGATGGTAGAAAGAATATTGGTAAATCTGGAAAGTTTAGACCAATTATGATGATTTCAAGTATAATTCTCGGAATACTTACAGTTGTTACATTCACTATGCCTAATGTATCAATGCCAATCAAGATTGCATATGCATATGCTACATATATGATTTGGGGACTTGTGTATTCATTTACTAATGTTCCTTACGGATCATTAGCATCTGTTATGACAAGGGACGTTGAGGACAGAAGCCAATTAGCAACATATAGACAGGGCGGTTCTTTAGGTGCCCAATTAATTACAGGTGTAGCTTTTGTTCCAATACTTATGTATTTTAAAAATCCTAAAGTAGGATATCCAATAGCTGCTTTAATTATGGCTGTTATAGGAGTAGGCTCATTCTATATATGTTTTAGAAATACTAAAGAACATGTAAAAGTTAACAGAACAGGTAATTCAGAAAAAGCAAGTGCTAAAGATTATGCAAAAGTTGTATTCACAAATAGACCACTTTTATGTTTAATTCTTATGACTGTATTTACAATATCTGCAATGAATACAAATAATCAAATGATGATATTCTTTTGCCAATATAACTTGGGAAGTGTTGGATTCCAACCTATTATAAATTTCATAATGATTGGCTGCTCTGTTGTAGGAATTTCTTTAATACCAAAGCTTGTTAAAAGGTTTGGTAAAAAGAAGACTGCAATGGGAGGATTCATAGTAGGTGCTATTGCTAATGGGTTGAATTTTATAATACCAACAAACTTCTACTCATTTGTAGTACTTGTTACTATTGGTTATGTAGCTTTAGCTATTCCAAATGGAGTTACTTGGGCATTCGTATCAGATGCTATAGATTATGGTGAATGGCATACTGGAATAAGAAAAGAAGGTATTACATATGCTGCATTTAATTTTTCGAGAAAAATTGCTCAATCTGTAGCTGCTCTTATTAGTGCGGGAGTACTAGGGTTAACAGGATATGTAGCCAATGCTCAACAAAGTGCAACAACTCTACTGGGAATAAAAGGTGCGATGACAATATATCCAGCATTTGCTTTAGCTGTTGCAGCTATCGTGGTTGGTTTATTATATAATTTACCAGATGATAAGTACATAAAGATAGCAAAAGACTTAGAAGAAGGAAAATGGGAAAAAGGTATTATAGAATAAAGAACAATATAAAAAGCTGTTCTCGTTACCATATAAAAGACCTATTATTGTTAACGTAAACAGTAAGAATTAAAAACTTTATTAAATACTATATGATGAAGAAAGAAGGGTTTAACTTGAAAAAATTCATGGATGAAAATTTTTTATTATCAAATACTACAGCAGAAACTTTATATCATGAGTATTCAGAGAAAATGCCAATTATAGATTATCACTGTCACATTAATCCAAAGGAGATTTTAGAGAATAAACAGTTTGCTAATATAACTCAAGTATGGCTTTATGGTGATCATTATAAATGGAGAGCTATGAGAACGTATGGAATAGATGAAAAGTATATTACTGGAGATGGAAGCGATTATGAAAAGTTTTTGGCTTGGGCAAAAACTATTTCAGTAGCTATTGGTAATCCACTTTATCATTGGACTCACTTAGAATTAAAAAGATTTTTTGGTATAGATGAGGTGTTAAATGAAAAAACTGCACCAGATATTTGGGGAAAAGTAAATACTATGCTAAATAGTGATGATTTTACCGTAAGAGAGCTTATTAAAAAATCTAATGTAAAAGTTATATGTACAACAGACGATCCAATTGATTCACTTGAATATCATTTAGCAATTAAGGAAGATAAAAGTTTTAACGTGAAAGTTTTACCAGCTTTTAGACCTGATAAAGCCTTAGGAATTAATAAGGAAACCTTTAAGGAATGGTTCGGAAAATTAGAAGAAGTTACTGGTGGAAAAATAGCTTCTTATGATCAATATTTAGAAGCTTTAAAGAAAAGAGTTGAATTTTTCCATGAAGTTGGATGTAGAGTTTCAGACCATGCATTAGATTTTGTTCCAGTTGGAAATGCTTCAATTGAAGAAGTAAGAAAAATATTTACTAAAGTACTAGCAGATGGCCAAGTATCATTTGAAGATGAAAATAAATTCAGAGCATTTACATTAAAATATATAAGTAAATTATATCACGATTTGAATTGGACAATGCAATTACACATGAATTGTGTAAGAGATAACAATACAAAAATGTTTAATAAGCTTGGAGCAGATACTGGATTTGACTCCCTTAATGATACAGAAGTGGCAGTACCACTTTCAAGATTATTAGATTCTTTAAAAAATGAAGATGCACTTCCAAAGACAATAATTTATAGTTTGAATCCAAATGATAATGCAACTATTGGAACATTAATTGGATGTTTCCAAGGAGATAATATAAAAGGTAAAATTCAATTTGGATCAGCTTGGTGGTTTAATGATCATAAGATTGGTATGCAAGAACAAATTAGATCATTAGCTAACTTAGGACTTTTAAGTGCCTTCGTAGGAATGCTTACAGATTCAAGAAGTTTCTTATCATATACAAGACATGAATATTTCAGAAGAATTCTTTGTAATATAATTGGAGAATGGGTTGAAAATGGTGAATTTCCTAATGATGTAGAAGTTCTGGGAAAAATTGTAGCAGATATAAGCTATAATAATGCTGAAAAATATTTTAACTTTTAATTAGAAATAAAATGGAAAAATTTAAAGTGAGGTGCAAAAATGAGAAGAGAAGAAGTATTAAAAAGAATAACAGATGCTGGTGTTGTTGCAGTAATTAGAGGAGATTCTAAAGATGAAGCAATTAAAATTGTAGATGCAGTATCAAAAGGTGGAATAAAAATTATGGAACTTACAATGACAGTTCCAAACCCTATAGATGTAATTAAAGAAGTAGCAGAAAAATACAAAGGAACAGATATAATTGTTGGAGCAGGAACTGTGTTAGATACTGAAACAGCTAGAGCGTGTATCTTAGCTGGAGCTCAATTTATTGTAAGTCCAAGCCTAGACGTTGATACATTAAAACTTTGCAATAGGTATAAAATTGCAGTAATGCCCGGAGTAATGACTGTTAAAGATGCGATTACTGCTTTTGAATATGGTATTGACGTAGTTAAAATATTCCCAGCTAATCTTTATGGACCATCTGTAATTAAATCATTTAAGGGACCTCTTCCTCAAGGTGATTTTATGCCAACAGGTGGAGTTACGGTAGCTAACTTACATGAATGGATAGAAGCCGGTGCAGTAGCTGTTGGAACTGGTGGAGATTTAACTAAAGGAGCTAAAACTGGCGATTATGAATTAGTTAAAAAAACTGCTAGAGAATTTGTTGAAGCATATAAAAGGGCAAAGGAGAAGAAGTAATATGGATGTT is a window encoding:
- a CDS encoding bifunctional homocysteine S-methyltransferase/methylenetetrahydrofolate reductase; the encoded protein is MIKEYLKNHVLISDGAMGTYYSELTGNDASYCEFGNLNDKETIKKIHDEYINAGAKLIRTNTFSANTYDLGVSKDRLSDIINSGINIAKEATKNKSVFIGASIGPIKEDNIDESHDEILNEYKFIVDCFLVNGIDSFVFETFSNYNYLKEISEYIKSKNSDSFILTQFAVKPDGFTRDGLSVTKLVKEVKKIENIDAYGFNCGSGPSHMSEIIKKINIGNDIVSALPNAGFPEIIHERTIYPKNSKYFAKKVDEIKAMGVSIVGGCCGTNPKYIKQLASLIIENSKVVKTISTYEETAKEHEKKMKNTFKEKLDNNKFVVAIELSAPIDTDISKLITGAKICKENNIDLVTVPDSPMSKVRADSTIIASKIKREIGIEVMPHICCRDKNTNAIRSSLIGSHIEDIRNVLAITGDPISDASKVETKSVFNLNSFRLMELIDDMNVEFFKDDNILIGGALNLNVLNKEVEFNRMLKKIEKGAKFFITQPIYDDEAIEFLKKIKERTNVKILAGLLPVVTYRNAVFLNNELAGVTIPDKYVKMFSEDMSKEEAQEVGIKISVEIGRKLKGICDGLYFTTPFNRVSMLIEIIKQIKD
- a CDS encoding histidine phosphatase family protein translates to MKIGIIRHFKVNCHKNLFMTSKEFKKWEDNYNKSDVIEEDVELMGIKWDKCYSSTLIRAIITAQHVYKKDIIKNDLIRETIIDPIFKSDFKLPYWFWAVSGRLAWYFNHKSQEEIKIITREKAEKFVDLLLDEAKTEGTENILIVTHGFFMYSLQKELKKRGFIGKFIYSPKNGVLYLHKKE
- a CDS encoding LacI family DNA-binding transcriptional regulator — encoded protein: MGITIKDIAKLANVSHTTVSRALNNSPYINEETKVKIKALAKELKYVPNYNAKSLVLLKSYVIGVFFSSISEGTSDTFFHEIITGINNVIDKEYNLVIRGIDNYEYSHPIDNKNFDGIIVVSQSKNDDEFIKNIIEKDIPIVVINRHIETNGIVNIMSNDTKGAYDAVDYLIKNNHKKIALIQGNKEYESSLYRKKGYIKALEDNNIQINEEYIISGKYNLQSGYDNMKKLIQLENRPTAVFCLNDDIAVGAMKAVVESGLNVPNDISIIGFDDSNFCNYVTPTLTSVRKEASIMSEHGGINLLNIIKNNNVNKEKIYIESKLVVRGSVKNLK
- a CDS encoding tagaturonate reductase; this translates as MKLNKELYKEFKTYPEKVIQFGEGNFLRGFVDWQIDKMNEEANFNGSAVVVQPQEGGLIDMLNEQDGLYTLYLQGVQNGEAVKTHKIINSISRGINPYRNYNEYLKLGENPEIRFIVSNTTEAGIAFDENDKLNEGCQKSYPGKLTALLYHRFVTFNGDGTKGVIIIPCELIDRNGEKLKEIVLTYAELWNLGQDFVNWINKDNTFCCSLVDRIVPGYPRDTIDEVTAELGYDDSLVDVGEVFHLWVIEGPQSIKDELPIEKAGLNVKIVDDMTPYRTRKVRILNGPHTAMVPVAYLYGLETVGESVEHEVIGQYVHDVIYDEIIETLDLPHEELVEFADAIIERFQNPYVKHYLMSIALNSMSKYKTRDLPSLTEYLKRKGELPKKLVFSLAALIEFYKGKRGSEDIELSDDEDILELYNDLWSNFDGTPKGLNKIVTSVLAYEKNWGMNLNDIPNLTYEVTKYLESIESLGIKEAIKIVL
- a CDS encoding HIT family protein; amino-acid sequence: MNFDENCFYCSKNEDLDSLMIKICDLDVSTVYLFKEQTYKGRCNVVFKEHKSEITDLTEEEAATFIKDIRKVAVAIQKTFNPNKINYGAFADTMKHLHFHVVPKYEGGPSWGETFDMNPGTVLLSDEEYSQLIIKINSNL
- a CDS encoding glycoside-pentoside-hexuronide (GPH):cation symporter yields the protein MKDLANNIDSNESVNNTYKSGSTKLTLKEKISYGFGDFGNGFMFDLGQAYLTKFFIDACGIGAGAVAGIFSLTKIFDAFMDPIAGSAVDGRKNIGKSGKFRPIMMISSIILGILTVVTFTMPNVSMPIKIAYAYATYMIWGLVYSFTNVPYGSLASVMTRDVEDRSQLATYRQGGSLGAQLITGVAFVPILMYFKNPKVGYPIAALIMAVIGVGSFYICFRNTKEHVKVNRTGNSEKASAKDYAKVVFTNRPLLCLILMTVFTISAMNTNNQMMIFFCQYNLGSVGFQPIINFIMIGCSVVGISLIPKLVKRFGKKKTAMGGFIVGAIANGLNFIIPTNFYSFVVLVTIGYVALAIPNGVTWAFVSDAIDYGEWHTGIRKEGITYAAFNFSRKIAQSVAALISAGVLGLTGYVANAQQSATTLLGIKGAMTIYPAFALAVAAIVVGLLYNLPDDKYIKIAKDLEEGKWEKGIIE
- the uxaC gene encoding glucuronate isomerase, whose amino-acid sequence is MKKFMDENFLLSNTTAETLYHEYSEKMPIIDYHCHINPKEILENKQFANITQVWLYGDHYKWRAMRTYGIDEKYITGDGSDYEKFLAWAKTISVAIGNPLYHWTHLELKRFFGIDEVLNEKTAPDIWGKVNTMLNSDDFTVRELIKKSNVKVICTTDDPIDSLEYHLAIKEDKSFNVKVLPAFRPDKALGINKETFKEWFGKLEEVTGGKIASYDQYLEALKKRVEFFHEVGCRVSDHALDFVPVGNASIEEVRKIFTKVLADGQVSFEDENKFRAFTLKYISKLYHDLNWTMQLHMNCVRDNNTKMFNKLGADTGFDSLNDTEVAVPLSRLLDSLKNEDALPKTIIYSLNPNDNATIGTLIGCFQGDNIKGKIQFGSAWWFNDHKIGMQEQIRSLANLGLLSAFVGMLTDSRSFLSYTRHEYFRRILCNIIGEWVENGEFPNDVEVLGKIVADISYNNAEKYFNF
- a CDS encoding bifunctional 4-hydroxy-2-oxoglutarate aldolase/2-dehydro-3-deoxy-phosphogluconate aldolase, translating into MRREEVLKRITDAGVVAVIRGDSKDEAIKIVDAVSKGGIKIMELTMTVPNPIDVIKEVAEKYKGTDIIVGAGTVLDTETARACILAGAQFIVSPSLDVDTLKLCNRYKIAVMPGVMTVKDAITAFEYGIDVVKIFPANLYGPSVIKSFKGPLPQGDFMPTGGVTVANLHEWIEAGAVAVGTGGDLTKGAKTGDYELVKKTAREFVEAYKRAKEKK